In the Bacillus shivajii genome, one interval contains:
- a CDS encoding YwpF-like family protein has protein sequence MKTFKLCSLAILFDDEHEEQSEIKGKQIPLVEGLIINKEEAKKNWLIEAVVTPEWKEYFEDYYQSNQTFMAEVTITKKTNDPATLVCQVKSIHELQEHLSIHLDGVIVAKKDDLSDMLLKNLVEEGYSGEELYEEFKRRKKDRGQAIQGILTNAYEQAKEEGYYDSDSK, from the coding sequence ATGAAAACATTTAAGCTCTGTTCATTAGCCATTTTGTTTGATGATGAACACGAAGAACAAAGTGAGATAAAAGGAAAACAAATCCCACTTGTTGAGGGGCTAATTATTAATAAAGAAGAAGCAAAGAAAAACTGGCTTATTGAAGCTGTCGTAACACCTGAATGGAAGGAATATTTTGAGGATTATTATCAATCAAACCAGACGTTCATGGCTGAAGTAACGATAACGAAGAAGACAAATGATCCGGCAACACTCGTTTGCCAAGTAAAATCAATTCATGAACTACAAGAACATTTAAGTATCCATTTAGACGGAGTGATTGTTGCGAAAAAGGATGACCTCTCAGATATGTTACTTAAGAACTTAGTAGAAGAAGGGTATTCTGGTGAAGAACTTTATGAAGAGTTTAAGCGCCGCAAAAAAGATAGAGGGCAAGCAATCCAAGGTATTTTAACGAATGCATATGAACAAGCAAAAGAAGAAGGATATTACGATTCTGATTCAAAATAA
- a CDS encoding sodium-dependent bicarbonate transport family permease gives MDLIFDIVYMNLLSPMVLFFLIGIIAVLVNSDLKVPDAVYTGYTMIILLTIGIKGGTELRNVTLVEMIPTIITAVFLSVLMFGISYIVVKYLFKLSVTNSLAIAGHYGSVSAVTFIAGIAFLDKVGVYYEAYMSAVLVIMEGPAIILAIVIYKIYSQRYGDTSLTDDSNLNHVLKEAFFGKSIFLLLGGIFIGLVAHEDGIAQISPFFGDLFYGILCIFLLHMGMVATQSIREMESIKVTSLLFAFLLPVIGGTVGIFAGYLIGLSLGGAVTLAFLTGSASYIAAPAAVSHSIPKANSGIYIGTSLGLTLPFNLIIGIPYYYWLATFIY, from the coding sequence ATGGATTTAATTTTTGATATCGTTTATATGAATTTGTTATCACCGATGGTTTTATTTTTTCTTATTGGAATTATTGCTGTTCTTGTTAACTCTGACTTGAAAGTACCAGATGCTGTATATACTGGCTATACAATGATCATTCTTTTAACAATTGGAATAAAAGGTGGTACAGAATTACGAAATGTGACGTTAGTGGAAATGATTCCAACGATCATTACAGCGGTTTTCTTGAGTGTTTTAATGTTTGGGATTTCATACATAGTAGTTAAATACTTGTTTAAATTATCAGTTACAAACTCTTTAGCGATTGCTGGACACTATGGTTCTGTAAGTGCGGTTACGTTTATTGCGGGAATTGCTTTTTTAGATAAAGTTGGTGTGTATTATGAAGCTTATATGTCAGCCGTTCTTGTTATCATGGAAGGTCCGGCTATTATCCTCGCAATTGTTATATATAAAATATATTCTCAAAGATACGGTGATACTTCGCTGACTGATGATTCAAATCTTAATCATGTTCTTAAGGAAGCCTTCTTTGGTAAAAGTATCTTTTTACTTTTAGGTGGTATTTTTATAGGATTAGTCGCTCATGAAGATGGGATTGCACAGATTAGTCCATTTTTCGGAGATTTATTTTACGGTATTCTATGTATTTTCTTATTACATATGGGAATGGTAGCGACTCAAAGTATACGAGAAATGGAAAGCATAAAGGTGACTTCACTTCTATTTGCCTTTTTACTACCAGTCATAGGAGGTACGGTCGGAATATTTGCTGGATATCTGATTGGTCTCTCACTAGGTGGAGCAGTAACCCTCGCCTTTTTAACGGGGAGTGCTTCTTATATTGCTGCGCCTGCAGCAGTCAGTCATTCGATACCTAAGGCAAATTCGGGAATTTATATTGGTACCTCGTTAGGTTTAACGCTTCCGTTTAATCTAATTATTGGAATCCCGTATTATTATTGGTTAGCTACTTTCATCTACTAG
- a CDS encoding DUF2207 family protein, producing the protein MFFIQAIVPTGALILFLIISSITALTIFRVLRKKQHDVTGNLSDQTFIDLEKYSPPLIAQFIDGKGASTRHITAGLLALVRKRVLSLQLDEKMNEYYFKDLSNNDVILSRDEAYLLKWFLYEVGNNGTFYTKDLENFTTDDDKRERFIQRLYEWENLMSEALKEAGFEVAFPKTKKLLVGTSSLMLVVGSTLLFFYPFISLLYLLGAVSGMVATFVLPNVSEKGWDVYHRWRNCKEQISKQRIEDTTEREKMTASFILALAFGLKDQFVEKFPIRESSQIAVRQEHFPLYFIIAPGSAAISAEGIEAIDETESAMEKVLSPVGHNFTSDELNSESE; encoded by the coding sequence ATGTTTTTCATACAAGCAATTGTACCAACTGGAGCCCTCATACTATTTTTGATCATTAGCTCCATTACAGCTTTGACGATCTTTCGTGTTTTGCGTAAGAAACAACATGATGTTACAGGCAATTTGAGTGATCAAACCTTCATTGATTTAGAAAAATATTCACCGCCACTTATTGCACAATTTATTGACGGAAAAGGTGCATCGACCCGACATATTACTGCGGGATTATTGGCTTTAGTTAGAAAGAGAGTGTTATCTTTACAGCTTGATGAAAAGATGAATGAATATTATTTTAAAGATTTAAGCAATAATGATGTAATCTTGTCTAGAGATGAAGCCTATTTATTAAAATGGTTTTTATATGAAGTTGGGAATAATGGTACTTTTTATACAAAAGATCTCGAAAATTTCACGACCGATGATGATAAAAGAGAACGGTTTATTCAACGTTTGTACGAATGGGAAAACTTAATGTCAGAAGCGCTAAAAGAGGCTGGTTTTGAAGTCGCTTTTCCAAAAACGAAAAAGCTTTTAGTTGGAACTAGTTCACTTATGCTTGTTGTAGGGAGTACTTTATTATTCTTCTATCCGTTTATTAGTCTATTATATTTACTTGGTGCGGTAAGCGGTATGGTAGCAACTTTTGTTTTACCGAACGTTTCAGAAAAAGGCTGGGATGTATATCATCGTTGGAGAAATTGTAAAGAACAAATTAGTAAACAACGAATAGAGGATACTACAGAACGAGAAAAAATGACTGCTAGTTTTATATTAGCTTTAGCTTTCGGATTGAAAGATCAATTTGTTGAGAAGTTTCCTATTCGAGAGTCTTCCCAAATTGCTGTAAGGCAAGAGCACTTCCCACTTTACTTTATAATAGCTCCAGGTTCTGCGGCGATATCTGCTGAGGGGATTGAAGCTATTGATGAGACAGAGTCAGCGATGGAGAAGGTGTTATCTCCTGTCGGGCACAATTTTACTTCAGATGAGCTAAATAGTGAAAGTGAGTAA